One region of Candidatus Bathyarchaeia archaeon genomic DNA includes:
- a CDS encoding Hsp20 family protein gives MSQKGSKETKIEKAMAQAEMFACLDDKGENYLVEIELPGVDKKNIALNMHEDLVSVRAERADLAFVGHLHFPLKVYPKKAEASFKQGLLVMQVPVKEKRAPPVSVKVK, from the coding sequence GTGAGTCAAAAAGGAAGCAAAGAGACCAAAATAGAGAAAGCCATGGCTCAGGCGGAGATGTTCGCGTGCCTTGACGACAAAGGCGAAAACTACCTTGTCGAGATTGAACTTCCCGGCGTGGACAAGAAGAACATTGCACTAAACATGCATGAAGACCTTGTTTCAGTGCGAGCTGAAAGAGCTGATCTAGCTTTTGTGGGACACCTGCACTTCCCTCTAAAGGTTTATCCAAAGAAAGCTGAAGCCTCTTTCAAACAGGGCTTGCTAGTCATGCAGGTTCCAGTCAAGGAGAAACGCGCTCCACCCGTAAGCGTGAAAGTGAAGTAA